The stretch of DNA CAACCAATTGTTTGGACCAATGATAAATGATAACTCCATATTGATCACGCATCAACCCTCCAATCTCGAAATAAAATACCTCAGAAGTGACAGAGACATctacattgattttatttatatcaATACTGGAAACTGACCAATGCTCCACACAAATACAAGGACTGGAACCCATTGTGTTTGTAGAATTTTTGTGAGCAATCTTCCACTGATTAAAGTAAGACAACGCAACAGCCATCACCCCATTTGcaacaatttttttactttgtcAAACAAGCCCATTTCTTGCTTTCTAAAGAAACCAACAAATCATTGCAAGATGTCAAATCAAAGTCTTCTAAAATCCTATGACCAGATCATAAAACCATCTTGAAAAAACTATGGTCGAAAGGCTGCAAATAACCCCATCAACTCGCTGCCAACAAGCTTTGGCTAAAGGACACTCAACCAAAATATGGAGGATTGATTCATCCATACCTTAGCACACCAAATAAATGACGACCACATCAACATATCGACCTTTTAACTGGGTCAGTATTGGTAAACACCCAGAATATGCCCTCCAAAGTAAGTCTTTAACCTTAGGAGGAATTTTGAGTTGCCATAAAGCCTTCCAAATGCCCTAATAATTATCTTCCAACCACTTACCGTAAAGCACTTTGAGAAACTTGTAAGCACTTTTCACCGAATAAATCCCTGAAGTCTCTTTAAACCAATACCACTAATCCATAGTATTGGATACCTTAGAACATCTCCAATAGAGAGCTATAAATGTggcatattattattttttagaatattttGCTGAAACTTAATCTTAATGGTGATACCAAATGTGTGCCaaatttaactaaaattaaaaattgtgctaattAAATTAAGACTATACTATTTTTTGTCCCAAATTTTAACATACAATAACTACTATATTTTAATTACCTTTTTGTTActcattaatattatttattaatgaaaaatgtttttatatttataaattaaaataattttctcaaacaaaattaattattttatatattttcaatgagtatcaataatagtattaaattttaagttaattagaattttttccTTCTGatctttgacatgtactaaatcatgccccctgaacttttaaggtcgttaaaaatgtctccggaactattaagattgttagatttaaggacttttgtctaattttatctaattttactatttcaatgactgttatatactaaatcatgcttcccagactttgatatctaccaaatcatgtccattgaactttgatatgtactaaatcatggaCCTTGgactttcatctatgttagacttttttactaaaattggaaaaaaaaaatccttaaatttaacaatcttaatagttcagggggcatttttaacaaCTTTAAAAATTCagagggcataatttagtatatgtcaaaatttaggggacaaaaatcttaattttgtATAGCTAGAggacaaatataaaaattaaataaaatataaatggatgatatattattattgatggGGACCTTACAAAACGTGCAAGATATTATCAATGACGTTATTAAGTAACAAATTTCACTATTATTATTTAgtactttttgttttatgtaCTCGATTTCTTATATAGTTGAGCTTTTTTGGAAAATTTATAAGGTTGAGTTAAGCTATAGGGATAGAGACTAACAACAAAACCAAAATAACACTTGTGTTTATAAATTGATTTAATTATAATGGATCctcaaatattaaatatttaattatcatcAAATTAgattagatgttatttttaaataactaaTTGGATGAGATGGGATATTAGATGAAGTgtgtaaaaatttaatatatccaACATCTAATcaaactaattaatatttttatttagtttgaataattaattagattttatattgttatacttaaaaaaaatgtagaatttttttacactttaaaatatatattttttttttttttggcattttTATAAAACTCTACATAGAAACACACATAGTAACTAACGAAACAACTATCGAAGCAATCAaaactgtaaatttaaaaatataatatatgggATAATTCTCAAAAAATATAagcctttttcatttttacacgctgcaacctaaattgcaacaaaaaatcgtacatAAATTTCCTATTGCAACCAgcactgcaaccactttagaaacccaaactgtaaatttgaaaaaaaaaagttaaaaaaatagtatatggagtaatttcccaaaaatatatatgtatatataaaaattaatattaaaaattttatttctttatttatatgggatggatccaattcaatataacaGATACTAGATTTAAAATGTTAGATGAATTGATCAAATAAATACTAAGCTATCCAATAATTTAACATTTAGGTGGTGTTTGAAtgagaggaatgaaaatataggaataacATTGAGAATGATAATTtgaatgaaatgaaatttaaaatgtataaaaaattgatataaaaattattaatttttttctccttATGCATtggaataatttttcctttcatTTCAAAAGGAAATAAAAAGATTATTCCATTAAAATGACATATCATTCTAATATTTTAATCTGCAACTAAATAAATGAATGGAAGGAAGATTGTTtcttttccattccattctatttcattaccaCTTAGGTTGCGTTTGgttagaggtaatgaaatggaatggaatggaaatgaaacaatttttattccattcttttgtttggttgcattttaaattattgaattggaatgctctttccaccattttagtggcttggctattccattttaaaaaaaaaaggaaggaCCATTCCAatataacaagaaaaaaaatttaatgatttttttatcaattttttttatgcattttaaattttattccattcctattcctatttctatttccattcccatttctatattttcattcctcccaatcAAAGCCTCCTTActtcttaaatatataattgaatggaatttaagtaaatttaaataaacttaaaaatagTTATATGGGATAAGATTGCATAAACTAGTGCtatcacaatatatataattcttatcaatatatatacaccAACAAAATCAACAATTCCTCAATAACAataccaaaaagaaaaagaaaaaatggcaGTGATAATAGTTGGAGCAGGACCTTCAGGACTGGCCATGGCGGGTTGTCTAACCCAACTATCAATCCCATACATCCTTCTAGAAAGAGAAGACTGTTTCGCTTCCCTCTGGAAAAAATACGCCTACGACAGACTCCATCTCCATCTCAAAAAACAAGTCTGTGAGCTTCCTCACATGCCTTTCCCTTCCAATTTCCCTCGCTACGTTCCCAAACACCTTTTCCTTCAATACTTAGACGATTACGTTTCTCGATTTCAAATCCAACCCCTTTATCATCGCACCGTCGAATCGGCTTTCTACGATCAGGATTTAAAGAAGTGGAAAGTGAAAGCCAGAGTTAACGGTAACGGTAACGGCGAAGATGTTGTTGAGGAATATAACGGAAGGTTTTTGGTTGTGGCTAGTGGTGAAACGGCGGAGCCTTATGTGCCGGAAGTTAAAGGGTTGAGGAGTTTTCCTGGGAAGATTCTTCACTCGACTGGGTACAAATCTGGGAAAGAGTTTAGGGAGAAGAAGGTTTTGGTTGTTGGATCTGGTAATTCTGGTATGGAGATTTCTCTTGATCTTGCTAATCATGGTGCTAACACTTCTCTTATCGTTCGAAGCCCGGtatgtttttttcttcttaattttttatagatTAATCTTAGTGTATTCCCAAATTAGtaaattatttgatttttttttaaaaaaattacatattgatttattatatatagtagtttttatttttgttattatctttttattagtaattagatatataattttagaaatattaggaactaaatattaaattatgtagTGCTACTGGCATCATTCCTTATTGGGTAAAGTGTACGTACAAaaattcttcattttttttttttggattttttttacttttaatacgtttatattacataaataatataaaaaattattatcataACAATATTGTTACCAAACATGAATTTTTTgtccaaaaaaatatatattaagcatatataaaataattatacgaATTGATTTAGTTTGAACTGAAATATCTAAAATTGTGACtgaactaaaaaaaatttaaacgaTTTGGAATAACCAAATCATTCATATTGGATTCATTTGGTTCAGTCTTTGGTCCAAATTGGTTAAGATTTAGAACTACAGATTACGAATTATATGAACACCCCTATTTATAAAGTGTATACCGGTGACCCAATTAAAGCTGGATGAACTATAAGACCCCTATAGTTGGTAAGTGGTTACTAAGTTTGTCAAAGCTACTAAAAAAATGAGGAAGAGATAGGTGATCCCTTTCattgttaagaaaaaaaacattaGTACTCTGTCTAGTTATCtcattaatttcataaatatttttaaagccAATTTACAATATATGCTTAGATCATGATGAGATATGTTTAATTTGTACTTTACTTGATGCTCTGTCTTAAGGTAGTGACTAGTTTTCCTCAATACTCGTTTGAGTTGAAAAAAACTTTCAGTGATGATCGAATAAGCTCTATTGTTTGAGCTATAAAATGTACAGATTTTGAAcacaaattttgatttttaatgtgGAAAACTTTATGAGGATAGTTGCtttgtattaaattaaatttagaaatttaTTGACTTAATAATAATTGTATCGTGAgtaaatgatatatttttatttattatggaaTGTATGTAGGTTCATTTTGTGTCAAAGGAGATACTTAATTTAGGGGTGTTTTTGGCTCGGTATTTACCCTTTAAAATGGTGGAATCTTTAGTGGTGTGGCTTAGTAAGTTAGTGTATggagatttaaccaagtttggtATAAAAAGACCTTCTGAAGGCCCTTTTACTATGAAGGCCAAATATGGTAAATTTCCGATTATTGATCTCGGAACATGTCGTAAGATCAAGTCCGGCCAAATTCAGGTACATTACATGTTTCGAGaaaatttaattcattttttttatatgatggtatacattataattatagtatgtaattttgattttttttaataattttttaataccaAAAATTAAATTCGAACACCCAttgaaaagaaataagaaaaaatgcaaagaaaatagattattttatattgataacCTACTCAGAAATTCTCTAAAATTAtattgaaaaatacttttgtttttgACAATGTGCAATACCAAACTTTGATGTGGAAAGTTTTGGCACTATATAAATTCTTTTTCTCCTCCACACCTTTATTTATTTCACTTATTCAttcaaataaatttatatatcttttaattatatttttttactatAAAGTATATGAAAAATCATATTTAGACCatattaattgaaatataaaccACACATATATGGTTTGGTAATTGGTAGTGAATATCTTATATGGGTCTAATAATTCATCTATATAGATCTAGAAAAAGCTAGTACAAGTATACAATTATTGAATATTGAGTAACTCATAATAATTCCTAAACCACACATATGTTTGGAGTAGGTATTGCCAGCAGAGATAGAAAGCATAGAAAACGACATCGTTTTGTTGAAGAACGAAAAGTCATATCACTTCGAGACAATTGTATTTTGTACTGGGTTCAAAAGATCAACACACTTGTGGCTTAAGGTAcgtaacttaaaataatattattttggccactttatatatttatttactaaaaataaaaagagactgaattataattaattaattatttatttttaatttttttggtagGGATATGATTGTCTGCTGAATGATGATGGGTTTTCGAAAATAAGTTACCCAAATAATTGGAAAGGAAAGAATGGTTTGTATTGTTGTGGATTATCTAGGAAAGGTTTGTTTGGAGCTAAACAAGATGCTCTAAACATTGCAAACCACATCAAGTCCTTGTTGTGTGACAATACacaaaatgatgatgatgatgattctaATTCGGAAAAGAAgccctaattaattaattatagttgttgtttaattattattatttagtgtTAAGACTATatactttttttccttttgttaattaatttggtGGAAGTttgtagaaattaaataatttagatTCTTATGCATAAAATGGATGTATAGTTTTGCTTTTTCtatgaaacacattatatatatatacatttatttcatttaatttaactaATAGCGATACAACATTATTAGATAAATACCACTTCAAATATGCTTAGCAATACCATGGCCTTGGTATCAATATGTTTCACTAAAGTAGGTATACCGTATACCAAACATGTTGTACCTGACCTCTGATACGTACTTGTTAAGCCTATTGACCATTGAAGAACCAGAGAAAcaaaagagaaggaaagagaagaaaggaaaggaaagaagaaggagaagaaaagaGTCTCAGTATATTATTGCAACAGAAAGTATTTATACAATGAGCCAAAACAAGGAAAAGATAGAAGAGCTAACTAAAAACTAACACTCTTGACAGCTAACAATTATAACAGAATTAGTTACAACTAACCCAACTAATTATCTGTTCTAACACCCCCTTTCAAACTCAGAATTGAATGGTCTGCAATTTTGAGTTTGGTTCTAAAGTCAATGAATCTCTGGCTGGATATTGCTTTAGTTAGCCCATCTGCAAGTTGATCATAGGCAGCGACATGTTTGATCTGAATGGTCTTGTTTAACAGCTTTTCACGAACAAAATACAGATCAAGCTCAATGTGTTTCGTCCTAGCATGTAACACATGATTTTGAGTAAGCATAATGGTGCTTAAGTTGTCACACCAGACCGTAGGAGGCTGAGATAAGTGAATATGTAACTCAGAGAACAGATAGTGCACCCATGTTAGTTCAGCTGTTACATTTGCAACACTTCGGTGCTCAGCCTTCGTGCTAGAACGGGAAATTGTCTGTTGCTTCTTACTCTTTCAGGCAACTAGATTTGGTCCAAAAAAGATGGCAAATCCCGAAGTGGACTTCCTGTCATCTAGATCCGATGCCCAATTTGCATCACAGTAAGCTGTCAGCTCATAGGACAGAGGTTTGGTGAGATGAAGCTCGAAGTCAGTTGTACCACTTATATACCTGAGAATTCTCTTTACAACTTGTCAGTGAGTTTGCAAAGGATTTTGCATAAACTGGCACACTTTATTTACACTGAAGGACAGCTCGGGTCGAGTGATTGTAAGGTACTGAAGAGCACCAACAGCAGACCTGTAAAGTTGAACATCTGGCATAGGAGCCCCCTGGTGAGCGGACAATCTAAGGCTACTGGTCATTGGTGTTGGAAGTGATTTAGCACGTGTCATTTGAGCCTTGGAAAGAAGGTCTTTAGCATATTTAGCTTGGCACAAGTGAATACCATTGGAAGTATATCTCACTTCAATTCCAAGAAAGTAACTCAATGTGCCAAGATTTTTGAGGGAGAATTGATTACCCAAAGAAGTAATGAGAGAATCAAGAGCAAGAGGGTCACTTCCTGTCACaagaatatcatcaacatacactaGGACAAGTGTAGAAGATGTGTTTGTGTGATGAATAAAGAGTGAGTGATCAGATTTAGAAGATTCAAATCCAAGTGACAGAAGGCAGTTCCTTAGTTTGTCAAACTATGCCCGAGGGGCCTGCTTCAAACCATATAAAGATTTATTCAACTTGCATACTAGATGCTCTTGTCCTGGAACTTCAAATCCTAGGGGTTGTGTCATATAGACCTCTTCTTGTACCTCACCATTAAGAAAAGTATTGTTCACATCTAGTTGTTTTATGTCCCACCCTTTGGATAATGCTAAGGATAAAATAACTCGAATAGTGACTGGTTTGACAACTAGACTAAAGGTTTTAGTAAAGTCGAAACCAGGTTGTTGATGAAACCCTTTAGCCACCAATCTTGCTTTGAACTTGTTTAGGGAGCCATCCATGTTTTCTTTAActttgtagacccatttacaaccAATAGGTTGTCTACCAGGAGGTAATTTCACCAAAATCCACGTTTTGTTTCTAGCAAGGGCTAGTATTTCATCACCCATGGCATTGTTCCAATGCTCTTGTGCAAGAGCTTCTTTAATACTTGCTGGTTCTTTGGTGATCACAAAGGTTTTAGGTTTAAAAACACCTGACTTGGATCTAGTTTACATCCGATGTAGGCTGTATTTTCCTGGGGCATTGTGACAACTAACAACCAAAGGTAATGCAGCAGGAGATGAAATGAGGGGTCTGGTTTGAGCATTAAAAACACCAGAGAGAGATGAATATGGGTCCCTGTATGGAGTAGGATCATTGTCTGGGTGAGATTGACTTTGTGTAGCAGCAGAGGGAGTAACACTTGATGCAGCAGTAGCATCAATGACTCCAGTAACAACTGGTTCAGGAATAGCATCTAGTGCAACAGGAATATCCAAATGCTGCCTTAAGTCATCTGCTGCAGTCCCTGAACATTCACCTGCAACATGTACAGAGGGTTGGCTGGGAAGCCAAGTGTCAGTAGCAACAATAGGAACATGTATAGTATTATCTAGTAAAACATCCTGGTCAATTCTTCGTTCAGATTCATTTCTAGGACCCATGAGATCAGCCATAGTATAAGGTTGGGTGAAGTGAGGACAGGTTTGAATGATTGCTGAAACAGGTGAGATTGAGGACTGTTGGATGGGAGTTGGAGCATGATCAGATTTGTACTCATAAGGGAATGAAAATTCATCAAATATTACATCCCTAGAGATGTACAATCTCCCATTGGAATCAAGACACTTATAACCATTATGATTGAGACTATATCCGAGAAAGGTACAAGGGGCTGACCTGAATTCTAATTTGTGCTAGTTGTAAGGCCTGATATTGGGGAAGCATTGACAACCAAAGGTTCTAAAGGAGGAGTAATCAGGTTTTGTGTTGAATAACACTTCTAATGGTGATTTGTGATTGAGGATGGATGTAGGCAACCTATTATGAATGTAAACAGTTGTTCGAAAGGCTTCATCCCAAAACTTAAGAGGGAGAGAGGCTTGAGCTAAGAGTGTCAAACCATTTTCAACAATATGCCTGTGCTTTCTCTCAGCAAGGCCATTTTGTTGATACGTGGTAGGACAAGGATGCCTGTGATGAACCCCATTATCAGTTAAGAATTTTGTAAAGGATCTAAACTCCCCTCCCCAGTAAGTTTGGAGAGTCTTAAGAGACTTTCCAAGTTGCAACTCAACTTCAGATTTGAAGTGTAAGAAGGTTTTGAAAGCATCTGACTTTTGTTTCAAAAGATAGATCCATGTAAACCTAGAATAAGCATCCACAAAGTGAATGTAATATTTGTATCCATTAAAGGAGTTTACATGAGAAGGACCCGAAAGATCAGACACCACTAATTGCAAAGGTTCTGAAACGACAGTAGTAGAAGCTTTAGGGAAGGGaaatttatgtattttaccAAGACAACAAGTTGTGCAAACTGAAAAATGAGTATTTTTATTGCTTATAGGCATATTACAAGATTGTAGGACATTTTGAACAATTTTCTCAGCCGGGTGTCCTAACCTATTATGCCACAAAGTAAAATCATTTTGCACACTAGAATTACACTTGATACAACTCGAAATTGTGACTGTGGAGTTGTTGAGAGTCACTGTGTAGGTGCTTTTTGTCTCGATTTGACAGTCTGTAGTGCTGGTTTTAGGTAGGTGATCTGGGACACTTTGCTTTGTCTCAGGATTAGGGAAGGTAGGTCCTATGTGTGTGACATCAAACGAATACAGCCCATTCTTGTGCATCCCCATCAACAAAGTAGAATGGGTCATCTCCTccttaacaaaacaaaaatcagcatgaaactcaaaataaatattgTTGT from Cannabis sativa cultivar Pink pepper isolate KNU-18-1 chromosome 2, ASM2916894v1, whole genome shotgun sequence encodes:
- the LOC115719231 gene encoding probable indole-3-pyruvate monooxygenase YUCCA10, coding for MAVIIVGAGPSGLAMAGCLTQLSIPYILLEREDCFASLWKKYAYDRLHLHLKKQVCELPHMPFPSNFPRYVPKHLFLQYLDDYVSRFQIQPLYHRTVESAFYDQDLKKWKVKARVNGNGNGEDVVEEYNGRFLVVASGETAEPYVPEVKGLRSFPGKILHSTGYKSGKEFREKKVLVVGSGNSGMEISLDLANHGANTSLIVRSPVHFVSKEILNLGVFLARYLPFKMVESLVVWLSKLVYGDLTKFGIKRPSEGPFTMKAKYGKFPIIDLGTCRKIKSGQIQVLPAEIESIENDIVLLKNEKSYHFETIVFCTGFKRSTHLWLKGYDCLLNDDGFSKISYPNNWKGKNGLYCCGLSRKGLFGAKQDALNIANHIKSLLCDNTQNDDDDDSNSEKKP